The genomic interval TCAGGATGTATTCCATGTCGGGCCTCTCTCGGGGGCTTTACGCAGAGCCTACCGAATCCCTCAAGACGCCGACGCCACGCAGGGTGACGCAATCCCCGGTAAACGGTCACCGACCGCGCATAATTGATACACCGCCCAGCGCCCGTCGTCACACCGCCGGAAGGCTGGCTCATGCGCAGGACTGCCCGACTACTCCCTCTCGTGCTGACCGCGGCCACCCTGATTCCCCTTCAGCACAACGAATCCGGCCCGTCGTACCAGGAGATTCCGCTCGACGGTCCGTCCGTCCAAGCCCGTACCGAACCGTTCGGCATGGTCGCCGTCACCTGGCCGGAGGGCACGCGGGGCGTCACCGCGAAGGTCCGCGTCGAGCGCGACGGACAGTGGACCGACTGGGAATCGTTATCGGTCGAGGACGATCACGGGCCCGATCCGAAGGATCCCCAACAAACACATCCATTGGTGGCCGAAGGAATTGAGCGCGGCGGCACCGAGCCGTTGTGGGTCGGCAATGCCACCGGGGTCCAGGCCAGCGCCGCCACCGCCACCGGTACGGCGATCGCCGGCGCCAAGGTGGTGCTGATTCAGCCTGGGGTGCTGGCCACGGACGCCGATGAACCGGCCGCGCAGTCGATCGAGCCGGCCGCTTCGAGAGCGCCGTACCCGATGCCGTTGATGGTGAGCCGGAAGCGGTGGGGTGCAGACGAGCGACTCCGCAGCCACAACGGGGCTGCGTGTGCGCGACCGAAGTACACGACGACTGTGCTGGCGGCGTTCGTGCACCACACTGCCGATCGCAACGACTACACGCGGACGCAGGTCCCGGCGATGGTGCGGGCGATGTACGCGTACCACGTGAAGAGCCGCGGCTGGTGCGACCTCGGGTACAACTTCCTCGTCGACCGCTTCGGTCGCGTCTTCGAGGGCAGGTACGGCGGGGCGCAGCTGCCGGTCCTCGGCGCGCACACGGCCGCGTTCAACTCGAACTCGTTCGGAGTGGCGGTGATCGGGAACTTCGAGCAGGCCGCGCCGCCGGCGGCGATGCTGGAGTCGACGGCCCGGGTGATCGCATGGAAGCTGGATGCCAACTATCGGTCGCCGCAGGCAACGATCCGGCTCGACGGAAGCAGTCTGCACACCGTCTCCGGACATCGCGACACCAAGGCGACCGCCTGCCCGGGGACGCAGTTGTACAACAAGCTCGGCTGGCTGCGGCAACGCGTGAACACCTTGATGAGCGGTAGTTTCTCGACGCCGATCTATCAGTACGCCCGCAAGGCCGGATTCCGGAACATCGGTCAGCCGTTCTGGGGCGAGCACCGGACCCGGACCGGCTGGGCGACGTACTTCGCCACCCGGGACGTCTTCTACTCCGTTGCCAGCGGCACGCATTCGACGGCCGGCGCGTTCCGGACCCGCTTCCGCCGGCTCGGCGCCGGCAGCGCGCGGCTCGGGCTGCCGATCACCGACGCTTACCGGGCGCCGGGCGGCTCCCGGCAGAAGTTCCAGCGCGGCTGGCTCGTCTGGGACCGCCGTACTCGTCAGGTCCATCTTGTCTACGGGAGAGCTTCATGAGAACGGTACCGATTTCTGGGGTAGCGATCGCGGCCGTCGTCCTGTCGTCCACGGTGATCAGCGCGACCGCGCAGGCCCGCGAGATCGTGCCGACGGCGGCGGCCCCGGACACGACGATCAACGGCCGCGGGTTCGGGCACGGTCGCGGGCTGTCGCAGTACGGCGCCCAGGGAGCCGCGCTGGCCGGGAAGTCGGTGAAGCAGATCCTGGACTTCTACTACCCGGGGACGACGACCGGGAAGGCGACCGGCAGCATCCGTGTCCGGGTCAGCGCCGACACCACCGATGGCGTGCGGGTCGGCGCGGTCAACCTGCTCGCCGTCCGTTCCTTTGCCACCGGCAAGGTCTATGTGTTGCCCAAGGCATCGACTAGGAACCAGTGGTCGATCGACCCGAACGGCGAGCACGGGACGAAGCTCAGCTCGTACGACGCGAAGACGAAGAAGTGGACGCTGTACAAGACGTTCACCGGCATGGCCCAGTTCGAAGGGCCGGCGGTGATCGGGCTGATCCTGCCGAGTGGCGCCGTACGGCGGTATCGCGGCGCACTGCGGGCGATTGACGTTTCCGGTACGCATCTGGACACGGTGAACGTCGTACCGCTGGAGTACTACCTGCGCGGCGTCGTACCGCGGGAGGCCGTGTCCAGTTGGAGGCCGGCCGCGTTGCAGGCGCAGGCCGTTGCCGC from Kribbella sp. NBC_00709 carries:
- a CDS encoding peptidoglycan recognition protein, with product MRRTARLLPLVLTAATLIPLQHNESGPSYQEIPLDGPSVQARTEPFGMVAVTWPEGTRGVTAKVRVERDGQWTDWESLSVEDDHGPDPKDPQQTHPLVAEGIERGGTEPLWVGNATGVQASAATATGTAIAGAKVVLIQPGVLATDADEPAAQSIEPAASRAPYPMPLMVSRKRWGADERLRSHNGAACARPKYTTTVLAAFVHHTADRNDYTRTQVPAMVRAMYAYHVKSRGWCDLGYNFLVDRFGRVFEGRYGGAQLPVLGAHTAAFNSNSFGVAVIGNFEQAAPPAAMLESTARVIAWKLDANYRSPQATIRLDGSSLHTVSGHRDTKATACPGTQLYNKLGWLRQRVNTLMSGSFSTPIYQYARKAGFRNIGQPFWGEHRTRTGWATYFATRDVFYSVASGTHSTAGAFRTRFRRLGAGSARLGLPITDAYRAPGGSRQKFQRGWLVWDRRTRQVHLVYGRAS